Proteins encoded together in one Coffea arabica cultivar ET-39 chromosome 2c, Coffea Arabica ET-39 HiFi, whole genome shotgun sequence window:
- the LOC140035557 gene encoding thiol protease SEN102-like encodes MADFCFSIPYLKYNLQEEMQKLQIDLQDDPYFDIPNSWLKRNPQSILPVWDQGPIGACYAFPLTNAVSALHVIQGGEPVSLAKQEFIDELHNRYDSSHGSLAKDEQKEANQEKEQARPARKRARGKEKQEERNEGKKKRRRISATMEKAFLMIEEYGLYEEDVYPYRAEKDMSFVTPASAVARGQKFFIFGSIVVKDENLSIMEALEHQPIVGTMFSPRSLRKFKGKGIYGGGLLDEIAAEEKRHQCVLIVGSGVNKNGEEFFLIKNSWGED; translated from the exons ATGGCAGATTTTTGCTTCTCCATTCCGTACCTGAAATATAATTTGcaagaagagatgcaaaag CTGCAAATAGATTTGCAAGACGATCCTTATTTTGAT ATTCCTAACTCTTGGTTGAAGAGGAATCCACAATCCATACTTCCTGTATGGGATCAAGGCCCTATTG GGGCATGCTATGCTTTCCCTTTGACTAATGCAGTATCAGCTTTACACGTCATCCAAGGGGGGGAACCTGTCTCATTGGCAAAGCAAGAGTTCATTGACGAGTTGCATAATCGGTATGACAGTTCACATGGTAGTTTAGCCAAGGATGAGCAGAAAGAGGCCAACCAAGAGAAGGAACAAGCTCGTCCAGCCAGGAAAAGGGCTAGAGGGAAGGAGAAACAAGAGGAGAGGAAtgaagggaagaaaaaaaggagACGCATTTCAGCCACTATGGAAAAGGCCTTTTTAATGATTGAAGAATATGGGCTGTACGAGGAAGATGTGTACCCATATAGAGCTGAAAAGGATATGTCATTCGTTACACCTGCATCTGCTGTGGCTCGC GGGcagaagttttttatttttggttctaTTGTTGTTAAAGACGAGAATTTGTCGATTATGGAAGCTCTTGAGCACCAGCCCATTGTTGGTACCATGTTTTCGCCTAGAAGTCTTAGAAAATTCAAAGGCAAA GGTATTTATGGTGGAGGTCTCCTAGATGAAATTGCTGCAGAAGAAAAAAGACATCAGTGTGTTTTGATTGTTGGTTCTGGAGTCAATAAGAATGGGGAGGAGTTTTTTCTGATAAAAAATTCTTGGGGGGAGGACTAG